AACACCTCACCCGTGCTGCCGTCGATGGCGATCGTGTCGCCGCGCCGCACCGTGACGTCCCCGGCGGTCATCTCGCCGCGCGCCAGATCGATGCGGAGCGCGGAACACGCGGTCACGCACGGTTTGCCCATGCCGCGGGCCACGACGGCCGCGTGGGACGTCATGCCGCCGCGCGCCGTCAAGATGCCGGCGCTCACCTTCATGCCGGCGATGTCCTCCGGCGACGTCTCGACGCGCACGAGGATCACGCTGTCGCCGCCGGCCGCGAGCTTCTCGGCCTCGGTCGCGGAGAATGCCACCTTTCCGATCGCCGCACCGGGCGATGCGTTCAGGCCCTTGGCGATCGGCTCGGGCCGCGCGTCCGGGTCGATCGTCGGATGCATCAGCTCGTCGAGCTTGGCCGGTTCGAGCCGCTGCACGGCGGTCCGTTCGTCGATCAGCCCCTCGCGAACGAGGTCCACGGCGATGCGCACCATCGCGCGCGCCGTGCGCTTACCGGTCCGCGTTTGTAGCATCCACAACTTTCCGCGCTGGATCGTGAACTCCACGTCCTGCATGTCGCGGAAGTGGCGCTCGAGCCGCTCACACACCGCCTCGAGTTCGCGATACGCTTCCGGCAGCTCCTCCGCCAGCCTGGCGATCGGCTCGGGGGTGCGCACGCCGGCGACGACGTCCTCGCCCTGGGCGTTGCGCAGATACTCCCCGTAGATGCCCGGCTCGCCGGTGGACGGGTTGCGCGTGAACGCGACGCCGGTCGCGCTGTCGTCGCCGAGGTTGCCGAACACCATCGCCTGCACGTTCACCGCGGTGCCGAGCGACTCCGGGATGCCGTGCATCTCGCGATAGATGCGCGCGCGGGGCGTCTGCCACGACCGGAACACCGCGCCGATCGCGCCCCACAACTGCTGGACCGGATCTTCCGGGAACTGCGACTCGGTGCGCCGCAGGATTTCGATCTTGTAGTCGGTCACCAGGGACTTGAGCGCGTCCGCCGGAAGGTCCGTGTCGCGGTCGACGCCCACCTGCGCCCGCTTGGCCTCGAGCAAGCGCTCGAACGGGCTCGGTTCGGACTCCGACTCGGCGGTGACGCCCATGACGACCTCGCCGTACATGGCGACGAACCGGCGATAGCAGTCGTAGGCGAAGCGCGCGTCGCCGGTCTGCGCGGCCAGCCCCTGGACCGTCGCGTCGCACAGGCCGAGGTTGAGGATCGTGTCCATCATGCCCGGCATCGAGACGGGCGCGCCTGACCGCACCGACACCAACAGCGGGTTGTCCGGGTCGCCGAACCGCGCGCCGACCAAGTCGCCGACCCGCGCCAGCGCTTCGGCGACCTGTTTGTCCAAGCCGTCGGGATAGGTCTGGTCGTGCGCGTAGTAGTAGGCGCACACGTCCGTCGTGATCGTGAACCCCGGCGGCACCGGGATACCGAGTGCAGTCATCTCGGCGAGGTTGGCTCCCTTGCCGCCGAGCAGGTCGCGCTGGTCGGCGCGGCCGTCGGCCTCTCCGGCACCAAAACGATAGACGTATCTGGGCATGGCTACACCGCCAGGTGTCGAAAGTCGGCGATTCGCGCGAACGCCGAGTGGATCGCAGACAGCAGCGCGAGCCGGTTGGCGCGCACCGCGGGATCCTCGTCGAGCACGAGCACCTCGTCGAAGAAGCGGTCGACCGGGTCCTTGAGCGCCGCGAGTTCGCGCAATGCCGCGCGGTAGTCGCCCGCGGCGACGTGGCGCGCCGCTTCGTCGCGGACGGCGGCGAGCGCGTCGAACAGCGCGCGTTCGGCCGGCTCGGCGAGCGCCTCGGCGTCCGGCTCGCCGGCCGCCGCCTCTCCCTTGAGGATGTTCGCCACCCGCTTGAACGCGGTCGCGAGCGGCTCGAAGTCGGGGCGGTTCCGCAGCCCGGCGACCGCCTCGGCGCGGGCGGCGGCGTCGGGCACGTCGAAGAAGCCGGCGGCGAGCGCGGCGTCGACGCAGTCGGCCGGCAACCCGCGCCCGTCGACCAACAGGCCGCGCAAGCGCACGCGCAGGAACTCGAGCACGTCGTCGACCGGCACGGCGATCTCGTGCTCCGCCGCCGCCGCGCGCACGAGCGCGTCGAGGCCGACGCGCCAGCCGCGGTCGAGCAGAATCGACAGCACGCCGAGCGCGGCCCGCCGCAATGCGTACGGGTCGGCCGATCCGGTCGGCGTCAGACCGACCGCGAAGCAGCCCGCGATCGTGTCGATCCGGTCGGCGATCGCCAGGCACGCGCCGGCGTCGGTCTGCGGCAGCGCGTCGCCGGCCCCGCGCGGCAGGTAGTGCTCGCGGATCGCCGCACACACGGCGTCCGGCTCGCCGGCCAGCCGCGCGTAGTGGGCGCCCATCACGCCCTGCAGGTCGGGAAACTCGCCAACCATGTGCGTCACCAGGTCGGCCTTGCACAGCGCGGCCGCGCGCGCGACCGCCGCTTCGCTGCCGGCCGGCGCGAACGTCGCCGCGATCCGGGCGATGCGGCGCACCTTGGCGCCCACCGTCCCGAGCTTGGCCTGGAACACGACGCCGTCGAGTCGCTCGGCCCATTCGTCGAGCGAACGCTTGCGATCCTCCTCGAAGAAGAACCGCGCGTCCGCCAGCCTCGCCGCGAGCACCCGCTCGTTGCCCTGGCGGACGACGTCCACGTCGCGCGTGATCGTCCCGGCGATCGTCGCGAACCGATTGGTGAGCGCGCCGTCGCGGGTCTCCATCGCGAAATAGCGCTGGTGCGAACGCATCGCCGAGACGATGACCTCTTCCGGCACGTCGAGGTAGGCGGCGTCGAACTGGCCGCACACGCCGACCGGGTACTCGACGAGGAAACACACTTCGTCGACGAGTGCGTCGTCCCGGCGCACCCGCGCACCGGTCTCCTCCTCGATCCGGCGCAGTTCGCCGCGGATCGTGTCGCGGCGAACGGCCGGGTCGGCGACGACGAACGCCTTGCGCAGCGCCCTGAGGTAGCCGTCGCGGTCGCCGTCGAGTTCGATCGGGCCGGGCGCGAGGAAGCGGTGGCCGCGCGTCATCCGACCGGACGCGACCCCGCGGAACGTAAACGGCACGACCTCGCCGCCGTAGATCGCGACCACCCAGTGGACCGGACGCGCGAACGCCTCGTCGCGCCAATGCCAGCGCATCTGCTTCGGCCACGGAATGTCCGACAGCAGCGACGGGATCAGATCGGCCAGCACGGCGAGCGCGGGCTGGCCTGCCTCCCGCCGCGTGCACACCACGTACTCGCCCTTGCGGCCGTCGACCTCGGCGCGCTCGAGGTCCGCCACGTCGACGCCGTTTTTCGCCGCAAATCCGATCGCCGCCTTGGTCGGGCGGCCGTCCGCGTCGTAGGCGGCGCGCACCGGCGGTCCGACGACTCGCTCGGCGAGATCCGGCTGGCGGTCGGCGACGTCGACCACGGATACCGCCAGGCGCCGCGGCGTGCCGTACACCGCGACCGCTCCGTGCGCGAGCCGAGCGGCGGCAAGGCGCTCGGGCACCCGGCGCGCGAGGTCGGCGAGCGCGGCCGCCGCAAACCCGGCCGGGATCTCCTCGGTGCCGACCTCGACGAGCAGTTCACGCGGCATGGGGCATCGCCTCCCGCGCGGCCGCCAGCGCCGCCGCGTTGACGCCGCGGTCGAGGGCCGCATCGAACGCCGCCGCGGCGCGCTCTCCGACCGCCGGCGGCAACAGCGGGAACCGCCGCCGCGCGCGCGCGATCAGAAAGGCCTCGGCGCACCGCCGCGCCATCTGGCGAACCCGGCCGATGTAGCGCTGGCGCTCGGTCACGCTGATCGCGCCCCGCGCGTCGAGGATGTTGAACACGTGCGACGCCTTCATGCAGTAGTCGTACGCGGGCAGCGGAATGTCGGCCCCGACCAACCGCGTGCACTCGGCCTCGTACTTGTCGAACAGCTCGAAGCCGAGCGCGACGTCCGCCTGTTCGAAGTGATAGACGGAGTACTCGACCTCCGCCTGATGCCGAATCTGCCCGTAGGTCACGTCCGCGTTCCACCGGAGGTCGTAGACGTTGTCGCAGTCCTGCAGGTACATGGCGATGCGCTCGAGCCCGTAGGTGAGCTCGCACGTCACCGGCATCAGATCGATGCCGCCGGCCTGCTGGAAATACGTGTACTGGGTCACCTCCATGCCGTCGGCCCACACCTCCCAGCCGAGGCCCCACGCGCCGAGGGTGGGCGACTCCCAGTCGTCCTCGACGAAGCGGATGTCGTGCGACAACGGGTCGAGCCCGACGCGCCGCAGCGAATCCAAGTACAACTCCTGGACGTCGAGCGGCGACGGCTTGAGGCCGACCTGGAACTGAAAGTACGCCCCCAACCGGTTCGGGTTGTCGCCGTAGCGGCCGTCGGTGGGGCGACGGCACGGCTGCACGAACGCCGCATTCCACGGCTCGGGGCCGAGCACGTGCAAGAACGTCGCCGGGTGGAACGTTCCGGCGCCCACCTCGACGTCCACCGGTTGGTGCACGGTGCAGCCGCGCTCGGACCAGAACCGCTGGAGTTCGAAAATCAGGTCCTGCAGGTACATGAGGACGGCGCACTATACGGTCGCCCACCGAGGCGGTCAACCGGTGCTATACACTTGAAACCCTTGACGTTCGCCCGGCCTACCGGCTACCGTGGTCCCATGGCGCGGCGGTGGGTCATGCGCGCGGCGGCCGGCGCGGTCGCGGCACTCGCGGGGTGCTCGCTGATCTTGGATTTCGGCGGCGACCTGCGCGACGCCGGCACGGCCGGCGATGCGGCACCCACGATCGACGGCGGCGCGATGTCGTGCACCGCGTACGAGCCCAACGACGCGCAGGACAGCGCGATCGCGATCGAAGCCGGAACGCTGTCGGCGGCCGTGTGCCCCGAGGGCGACCGCGACTGGTACGCATTCTCGGTCGACGGCGCGCAGGACGTCGTGATTGAGCTTCGGTTCGACAACCGCAACGGCGCCGGCGACCTCGACATGCTGCTGTTCGACGACCAGGGCGCCGAGCTGCTGCCGAAGGGCAACGGCTTTTCCGACGTCGAGCGCATCGAGCGAACTGCGACGTCTCAACATGGCCGCCTGCCGGCCGGAACCTACGCCGTCGAGGTATTCGCGTTCCAGAACAACCGGACCAACGACTACACGCTCGAGCTGACGATCGATCCGCCGACCGGCGGCACGCCCGACGCGGGGCCGCCCGACGCGGGGCCGCCCGACGCATAGGGGGCAGGTCTACAGGTCGAGCAGGCTGTCCGACCGGCGCTTCTTGACCCGCGGGCGGCTCAGCTCGATGGAGATCGTCGTGTCCCCGCGCACGGTGCGCGTCCGCGACCAGGTGCGAAACCCGCGCGCCCTGGCGACGATGCGCACCTTGCGCGGCCCGGACAGCGACACGCGGTAGTCGGCGCCGGTCACCGGCTCGCCGTCCACGGTAATGGTTGCCTCCGCATCGGCTGGCGTCACGCGGAAGGTGAGCGTCGCCGTCCGCGCGTGCGGTGCGGGCGGAGCCGCCTCGCGATCCGGCGATCGCTCGCCGCCGGCCTCGCCGCCCACGGCGCCCTCGCCGCCCCCCGCGCCCTCGCCGCCCGCGGCACCCTCGCCGCCCGCGCCCTCGCCGCCCGCGCCCTCGCCGCCCGCCACGCCCACGCCGGCGCCCGCCGCGCCCTCGCCGCCGCCCGCCGCGCCCTCGCCGCCCGTCGCGCCCCCGCCGGCGTCTGCGGCGGTCCAGGCCGGCCGACCGGCATCCCGCGCGCCCGGAAGAGCCGCCGCCGGCGCGCCCGGCGCCGCGGTCCCGCCCGCGGCCGCATCGGCGTGCGACGCAAGTGCGACGGCCGGGCGGCGTCCACGGTCGCCGGTCGCGTCGCCACCGTCGCGGCCCCCGGCGATGGACAGGCCGACGAGCACGCCCAGCGCGAGCCCCGAACCGATCGCGATCGGCAGGTGGGGAACCGACCGGCGCGCCGGAAGGCGCGGGATCGCCTCGGTCGGCAACATCGCCGCCGGATCCGGCGCGTTCGCCGGCACCGCACCACCGCCGGCGCGCGCCGCGACCGACACCGGCTCCGCCGCGGGAGGGCGCGCCGATTGTTGTGGATACACCGGATAGGCCGGCGCCGGCGGCTGGCTGCCGCCTCCCGCCGGCTGTTTCGGATCGGCCACGAAAAAACGCTATCAGAACGCCCCGCCGGCAGCCACTCCGACCTGGCCGGTCCCGGCGTACGGCGCAATCCACATGCGCGCCGCGTGCGTGTCGCGAGCGCGCCGCGCCGCGCGCTCGCGATTGGCGCGGTAATCGGTGAAGTAGTAGTACGCGGTGTACGCGCCCGCCGAGATCGCCCCGACCCACAGCAGGTCGGTTACGAGCGCGAGCGTCTTGCCACTGTCGCGCGCACTCTCGCGCTCCGACACGGGCAGCGTGTCGTCTTCGAAGTCGCCGTGCTTGGACGCGGCCAACACGCCCGTGACGATCGCCGTCGCGACCAGGCCGCCGGCGACGGACGCACCGACGATCACGCGCGTGCGGCCCGCCGGCGCTGGCGGCTCGGAACGCGGCGGCGGCGCCTCGACGATCGGCTCCGCCGGCACGGTCTTGATCAACTTGTCCAGGTACACCTCGATCGTCTGCTCGCCGACGTCGACCGTGCGCTTGTCCTCGTACGGCTTGTAACCGTCCTTCGTGACCTTGATCGAGATCTCGCCGGGAATGAACGCCACCGGTTCGGACAGCGGTGCCGTCCCGACGACGACGCCGTCCACGGCGACGGTGGCTCCCTCCGGCTCGACGTGAAACGTGACGAGCGCGAGCCGCTCCTTGAGTTTGTCGATGGCCACTTCGATCTCCGCGCGAAGGTCGTCCGGCAAGCCTTCGGCCTCGGCCAACACCTTGCGGTAGTGATCGAGCGCCTCGAGATCCATCCCGAGGCGCTCCTCGACCTGCGCGATCGGGTAGTACAGAGTCGGATTCGGCACGCGTTCGTAGGCGGCCTGGTAGTCCGCGAGGGCCGCCTCGTACTCCGCGACGGCCTTTTCCTCGTCGCCGCGCCTGCGGTAGCGATCGCCGCGGTCGCGGTGGCGGTCGCCGGCCTTCAGGTGTTTTTTCGCCTCACGTTTGTCGTTCGCGGATTGCGCGGCCGCGTGCGGAACGCCCGCGATCAACACGGCCGCGACGACCGCCGCCGAGCCGATGCGATCAGCCATCCCCATGCCGCGAGGGTACCACCGGTGCGCTCATCTTGGCGATGAACTCCAGCGACCGCAGCGGCTTGCCGACGTGCGCGAGGACCATTGCGACGAGCGCGTCGCGCGCTGCGGCCGCGCCCGCGCCGCCGTCGGCGGGCGCGTCCACGAGCCGCGTGGTCGCCCGCGCGGCGCGCAGGGCCGCCAGCGCGTCCGGAGGCAGCGGCTTGGCGCTCGCGCCGGCGTGACACGCGGCGCACACCGCGCCGCCGCGCAGGCCGTCGAGCACCGTACCCGCCGCCGCCAGGGCCGCCGCGTCACCGCACGCGATGCATGCGTCCAGTTCGGGCGCGAGCCCGACGAGTTCGAGCAGGCGCAACTCGAACGCGCGCAACACGCTCGGCGACGCGCCGCGGGCAGCCAGCGCCTCGAACAACTCGACCACCAGGTCGAAGATCGCCGGCTCGGCCTGTTCGAACGCGGTGAGTTCGCGCACCAGCTCGAGCCCGTAGCTGCCGTGCGCGACCGCGGCGACGTCGCCGCCGAGGCCGGTGAAGTCGCGGACCACGTCGTAGCTCGCCAGCGTCCACAGCTCGCCGCGCCGGGCGCGCAATTCGGCCCGGCCCACGGTGAACAGGGCCAGCCGCGCGCCGAATCGCCGGGACGACCGCCGCGCGCCGCGCGCGAGGGCCGACAGCTTGCCGAGGTCGCGCGACAGCAACGTGACGATCAGGTCGGCGTCCCGGTATGGGACGGCACGCAGCAGCAGGGCGTCGGTCGCGTCCGCCATGCCGGCTCACCCCCCGCCCGCGCCGCCGGCGGACCCGCGACCCGCCGCGCG
This region of Deltaproteobacteria bacterium genomic DNA includes:
- a CDS encoding pyruvate, phosphate dikinase, which translates into the protein MPRYVYRFGAGEADGRADQRDLLGGKGANLAEMTALGIPVPPGFTITTDVCAYYYAHDQTYPDGLDKQVAEALARVGDLVGARFGDPDNPLLVSVRSGAPVSMPGMMDTILNLGLCDATVQGLAAQTGDARFAYDCYRRFVAMYGEVVMGVTAESESEPSPFERLLEAKRAQVGVDRDTDLPADALKSLVTDYKIEILRRTESQFPEDPVQQLWGAIGAVFRSWQTPRARIYREMHGIPESLGTAVNVQAMVFGNLGDDSATGVAFTRNPSTGEPGIYGEYLRNAQGEDVVAGVRTPEPIARLAEELPEAYRELEAVCERLERHFRDMQDVEFTIQRGKLWMLQTRTGKRTARAMVRIAVDLVREGLIDERTAVQRLEPAKLDELMHPTIDPDARPEPIAKGLNASPGAAIGKVAFSATEAEKLAAGGDSVILVRVETSPEDIAGMKVSAGILTARGGMTSHAAVVARGMGKPCVTACSALRIDLARGEMTAGDVTVRRGDTIAIDGSTGEVFVGSVPLVPAKLDDDFATLMGWVDAARRLKVRTNADTPTDARTARAFGAEGIGLCRTEHMFFGPERILAVRQMILAEDEAGRRAALAKILPMQRQDFADIFRAMDGLPVTIRLLDPPLHEFLPHPGPEMAEVAAELGVAEARLAAAVDRLREVNPMLGHRGCRLAISHPEIYQTQARAIAEAAVEAAAEGVVVQPEIMIPFVSVSGELERLRRLVAAEVDAVLAEAGADIPYLIGTMIELPRACMVADRIAEHADFFSFGTNDLTQTTYGFSRDDAGTFLSEYLDRGLLPNNPFVALDREGVGQLIRIAVDKGRGVKRKLKVGICGEHGGEPSSVEFCHVEGFDYVSCSPFRVPIARVAAAQAALAGEARAK
- a CDS encoding glycine--tRNA ligase subunit beta; protein product: MPRELLVEVGTEEIPAGFAAAALADLARRVPERLAAARLAHGAVAVYGTPRRLAVSVVDVADRQPDLAERVVGPPVRAAYDADGRPTKAAIGFAAKNGVDVADLERAEVDGRKGEYVVCTRREAGQPALAVLADLIPSLLSDIPWPKQMRWHWRDEAFARPVHWVVAIYGGEVVPFTFRGVASGRMTRGHRFLAPGPIELDGDRDGYLRALRKAFVVADPAVRRDTIRGELRRIEEETGARVRRDDALVDEVCFLVEYPVGVCGQFDAAYLDVPEEVIVSAMRSHQRYFAMETRDGALTNRFATIAGTITRDVDVVRQGNERVLAARLADARFFFEEDRKRSLDEWAERLDGVVFQAKLGTVGAKVRRIARIAATFAPAGSEAAVARAAALCKADLVTHMVGEFPDLQGVMGAHYARLAGEPDAVCAAIREHYLPRGAGDALPQTDAGACLAIADRIDTIAGCFAVGLTPTGSADPYALRRAALGVLSILLDRGWRVGLDALVRAAAAEHEIAVPVDDVLEFLRVRLRGLLVDGRGLPADCVDAALAAGFFDVPDAAARAEAVAGLRNRPDFEPLATAFKRVANILKGEAAAGEPDAEALAEPAERALFDALAAVRDEAARHVAAGDYRAALRELAALKDPVDRFFDEVLVLDEDPAVRANRLALLSAIHSAFARIADFRHLAV
- a CDS encoding glycine--tRNA ligase subunit alpha, whose translation is MYLQDLIFELQRFWSERGCTVHQPVDVEVGAGTFHPATFLHVLGPEPWNAAFVQPCRRPTDGRYGDNPNRLGAYFQFQVGLKPSPLDVQELYLDSLRRVGLDPLSHDIRFVEDDWESPTLGAWGLGWEVWADGMEVTQYTYFQQAGGIDLMPVTCELTYGLERIAMYLQDCDNVYDLRWNADVTYGQIRHQAEVEYSVYHFEQADVALGFELFDKYEAECTRLVGADIPLPAYDYCMKASHVFNILDARGAISVTERQRYIGRVRQMARRCAEAFLIARARRRFPLLPPAVGERAAAAFDAALDRGVNAAALAAAREAMPHAA
- a CDS encoding PEGA domain-containing protein — translated: MGMADRIGSAAVVAAVLIAGVPHAAAQSANDKREAKKHLKAGDRHRDRGDRYRRRGDEEKAVAEYEAALADYQAAYERVPNPTLYYPIAQVEERLGMDLEALDHYRKVLAEAEGLPDDLRAEIEVAIDKLKERLALVTFHVEPEGATVAVDGVVVGTAPLSEPVAFIPGEISIKVTKDGYKPYEDKRTVDVGEQTIEVYLDKLIKTVPAEPIVEAPPPRSEPPAPAGRTRVIVGASVAGGLVATAIVTGVLAASKHGDFEDDTLPVSERESARDSGKTLALVTDLLWVGAISAGAYTAYYYFTDYRANRERAARRARDTHAARMWIAPYAGTGQVGVAAGGAF
- the recO gene encoding DNA repair protein RecO; this encodes MADATDALLLRAVPYRDADLIVTLLSRDLGKLSALARGARRSSRRFGARLALFTVGRAELRARRGELWTLASYDVVRDFTGLGGDVAAVAHGSYGLELVRELTAFEQAEPAIFDLVVELFEALAARGASPSVLRAFELRLLELVGLAPELDACIACGDAAALAAAGTVLDGLRGGAVCAACHAGASAKPLPPDALAALRAARATTRLVDAPADGGAGAAAARDALVAMVLAHVGKPLRSLEFIAKMSAPVVPSRHGDG